A region from the Halomarina litorea genome encodes:
- a CDS encoding transposase, giving the protein MAIHDSADSVNNSPTETHSDARQAAYVAFLHRVPFAIDALTLGFLPGFREDCTYQQSQFDTLECPVGMLDNDFRNPDLDRNGLHRGAQFGEFWTADGWDDSGRDADHVTVRKTVRHVSFRISAKPYKHVTGVLEGSDGHLDILTTALESDQWKIGTAEALFHNDNPELHVTVTNTEQTVRNKQDSQTVVGVDVNEDNVALTALSENGVEDTLVIDLPEIKFERHRYFTMRKRVQNAGKDSLHDTLDGREERFVRDRLHKVSRHIVEWSQQFEKPCIVFEDLKEMRDSIDYGTRMNRRLHHLPFRALQFYTSYKASFEGIPTGWINPEYTSQQCPLCGHTERANRNKKRFKCKDCAHQDHSDRGASINIAVKGTKDHQDWNVPALNNLPQVRKVRRRASGAVDAPTVTHPTVQGSPADGQMGVSD; this is encoded by the coding sequence ATGGCCATCCACGACAGCGCAGACTCAGTTAACAACAGTCCGACTGAGACACACTCTGACGCCCGGCAAGCGGCGTACGTGGCGTTCCTCCATCGGGTTCCGTTTGCGATCGATGCGCTGACTCTCGGCTTCCTCCCTGGATTTCGCGAGGACTGCACGTATCAGCAGTCGCAGTTCGATACCCTCGAGTGCCCGGTCGGAATGCTCGATAACGATTTTCGGAATCCTGACCTCGACAGGAATGGTCTGCATCGCGGGGCGCAGTTCGGCGAGTTCTGGACGGCCGACGGTTGGGACGACAGTGGTCGCGACGCCGACCACGTCACGGTCCGGAAGACGGTCCGACATGTGTCATTCCGCATCAGCGCGAAACCGTACAAGCACGTCACGGGCGTCCTCGAAGGGAGTGACGGTCATCTCGATATTCTTACGACTGCACTCGAAAGCGACCAGTGGAAAATTGGGACGGCGGAAGCCCTGTTCCACAACGACAACCCCGAGTTGCACGTCACCGTCACTAACACTGAGCAGACCGTTCGAAACAAGCAGGACTCGCAGACGGTCGTCGGCGTGGACGTGAACGAGGACAACGTGGCGTTGACCGCACTCTCCGAGAACGGTGTCGAAGATACGTTGGTCATCGACCTCCCCGAAATCAAGTTCGAGCGCCACCGCTACTTCACGATGCGTAAGCGCGTCCAAAACGCGGGAAAGGACAGCCTCCACGACACGCTGGACGGACGTGAGGAACGGTTCGTCCGCGACCGACTCCACAAGGTAAGTCGTCACATCGTGGAGTGGAGCCAGCAGTTTGAGAAGCCGTGCATCGTCTTTGAAGACCTCAAAGAGATGCGCGATAGTATCGACTACGGCACGCGGATGAACCGACGCTTGCACCACCTCCCGTTCCGCGCCCTCCAGTTCTATACGTCGTACAAAGCGTCGTTCGAGGGCATCCCAACTGGCTGGATTAACCCAGAGTACACCAGCCAGCAGTGCCCGCTATGTGGGCACACGGAACGAGCGAACCGTAACAAGAAGCGGTTCAAGTGCAAAGATTGTGCGCACCAAGACCACAGCGACCGAGGTGCAAGCATCAACATCGCCGTGAAAGGCACCAAGGATCATCAAGATTGGAATGTGCCCGCTCTCAACAATCTTCCCCAAGTTCGGAAGGTGCGACGGCGGGCATCGGGGGCCGTGGACGCCCCGACCGTGACCCACCCGACCGTTCAAGGCTCCCCTGCCGATGGTCAGATGGGAGTGTCCGACTAA
- a CDS encoding HEAT repeat domain-containing protein, which yields MRDPEEATDGPTDPRVHPEQSPGFGEEPEGLEDIEVSRDVTLGEATPRELQATDLGPVADHSTVDLIEDLTSDDIVERRRAALALGEKRPTEGVLDALIEIGLADDDSDVRQFAVESLGNVGGDGATENTRERSGEAAQRALTDDDPWVRAEATVALDRIDRTAYEQHLEALLEDDHHAVRRNAAISLFKIHGAALLETLLDLSYDDSERVREWAAHLLAGVDDERAEGRLEEIAATEDEPKVVRSTAARSLNIDVGKFRRQFTGGLENDSADLPGESRLNRQPDL from the coding sequence ATGAGAGACCCTGAGGAGGCAACAGACGGCCCGACAGATCCTCGCGTCCACCCGGAACAAAGCCCAGGTTTCGGTGAGGAACCTGAGGGGTTGGAAGATATCGAGGTAAGCCGGGACGTGACGCTGGGCGAGGCGACGCCACGGGAACTCCAGGCGACGGATCTGGGGCCGGTCGCCGACCACTCTACTGTGGACCTGATCGAAGACCTGACATCGGACGATATCGTCGAACGGCGGCGAGCGGCGCTCGCGCTGGGTGAGAAGCGACCGACAGAGGGTGTCTTAGACGCACTCATCGAGATCGGCCTGGCGGATGACGACAGTGACGTCCGGCAGTTTGCCGTCGAATCACTCGGCAACGTAGGCGGTGATGGGGCTACCGAGAACACGAGGGAGCGCTCGGGTGAAGCTGCCCAACGAGCCCTCACCGACGATGACCCCTGGGTCCGTGCAGAAGCAACAGTAGCGCTGGATCGAATCGACCGGACCGCTTACGAGCAACACCTCGAAGCGTTACTCGAGGATGACCATCACGCTGTCCGACGGAACGCGGCCATCTCTCTGTTCAAGATTCACGGTGCTGCCCTGCTGGAGACATTGCTCGACCTCTCATACGACGACAGTGAGAGAGTACGGGAGTGGGCCGCCCACCTGCTAGCCGGCGTCGACGATGAGCGTGCAGAGGGGCGACTGGAAGAGATCGCTGCCACAGAGGACGAACCGAAGGTCGTCCGGAGCACTGCGGCGCGGTCGCTAAATATCGATGTCGGCAAGTTCCGGCGACAGTTCACCGGCGGCTTGGAGAACGACAGCGCAGACCTACCTGGCGAAAGCCGACTCAACCGACAACCGGATCTCTAA
- a CDS encoding ADP-ribosylglycohydrolase family protein translates to MNEKLLTALRSVPDETNPDTLRASGYVVDTLQTSLYHGLTTDSAEDAIVSAVNMGPDTDTVGAVTGAVTGARSGADALPDRWTGELECADEIARLESVLMTAELTVDESSVS, encoded by the coding sequence ATAAACGAGAAACTCCTCACAGCGTTACGATCGGTTCCGGACGAAACCAATCCTGACACCCTCCGTGCAAGCGGCTACGTGGTCGATACGCTGCAAACATCGCTGTATCACGGACTTACTACGGACTCGGCGGAGGATGCCATCGTCTCTGCTGTAAACATGGGACCTGACACCGACACCGTCGGTGCAGTTACAGGAGCTGTCACAGGGGCTCGGTCCGGGGCAGACGCACTCCCCGATCGATGGACCGGCGAGTTGGAGTGTGCCGATGAAATCGCGCGCCTCGAGTCGGTACTTATGACTGCAGAACTCACCGTGGACGAGAGTTCCGTTAGCTAG
- a CDS encoding permease, with the protein MAWITWWALVIGFAIAGGVEAWTSNEQVADLLDGHGLREIGYGSLFGFVSSSCSYSAIATAKNLFKKGGSAAATIGAFMFASTNLVIEIGIVIYILLGWQFLVADLVGGFMLIGLMAFGFVYLTPDKVIDQARQNVLDEGTPTVQDPVCGMEVNPEEADYSTEHDGQTYYFCSQSCKDSFDPEEANTTIREQATSLSGWKALADKQWSEWGMLWDEIAIGFIFAGLIAGFIPESVWTSVFSGPTFGLPVYVFWTAVLGAVIGVATFVCSVGNVPFGAVLYANGLPFGSVLSYIYADLIVPPIMDAYREYYGTKFAAILSGMIFVSAVLTGFVIHFIFLGAGVIPDPSSVQIAEVKIEMNYKMVLNVLATVFFLFLYWLHRSDSIGDEEHGEHVHTAD; encoded by the coding sequence ATGGCGTGGATCACGTGGTGGGCGCTCGTGATCGGCTTCGCAATCGCCGGCGGCGTCGAAGCCTGGACCTCGAATGAGCAGGTCGCGGACCTCCTTGACGGTCACGGACTGCGCGAGATCGGCTACGGGTCGCTGTTCGGGTTCGTCTCCTCGTCGTGCTCGTACAGCGCGATCGCAACTGCGAAGAACCTCTTCAAGAAGGGCGGTTCCGCCGCCGCGACCATCGGGGCGTTCATGTTCGCCTCGACGAACCTCGTCATCGAGATCGGTATCGTGATCTACATCCTGTTGGGCTGGCAGTTCCTCGTCGCGGACCTCGTCGGCGGATTCATGCTCATCGGCCTGATGGCGTTCGGCTTCGTTTACCTTACTCCTGACAAGGTGATCGATCAGGCCCGGCAAAACGTCCTTGACGAGGGTACCCCGACCGTGCAAGACCCGGTCTGCGGGATGGAGGTCAACCCCGAGGAAGCCGACTACTCGACTGAACACGACGGTCAGACTTACTACTTCTGCTCGCAGTCCTGTAAGGACAGCTTCGACCCGGAAGAGGCCAATACCACGATTCGCGAGCAGGCGACCTCCCTCTCGGGTTGGAAGGCGCTCGCGGACAAGCAGTGGTCGGAGTGGGGGATGCTCTGGGACGAAATCGCCATCGGCTTCATCTTCGCCGGACTCATCGCTGGCTTCATTCCCGAGAGCGTCTGGACCTCCGTCTTCTCCGGGCCGACGTTCGGACTCCCGGTGTACGTCTTCTGGACGGCAGTCTTGGGTGCGGTCATCGGCGTCGCGACGTTCGTCTGCTCGGTCGGGAACGTCCCGTTCGGCGCCGTCCTCTACGCCAACGGCTTGCCGTTCGGATCGGTGCTCTCGTACATCTACGCCGACCTCATCGTCCCGCCGATCATGGACGCGTACCGTGAGTACTACGGCACGAAGTTCGCGGCCATCCTCTCTGGAATGATCTTCGTCTCCGCCGTGCTCACGGGCTTTGTCATTCACTTCATCTTCCTCGGGGCGGGGGTCATCCCAGACCCATCGAGCGTCCAGATTGCAGAGGTGAAGATCGAGATGAACTACAAGATGGTCTTGAACGTCCTCGCAACGGTGTTCTTCCTATTCCTCTACTGGCTGCACCGTTCGGACTCGATCGGAGATGAGGAGCATGGCGAGCACGTGCACACAGCCGACTAA
- a CDS encoding CDGSH iron-sulfur domain-containing protein has protein sequence MARLVRHEATGPRKLDASDVDAEKGDIAVCQCGLSEEYPFCDGTHRATRDEASDVLYCYEGDDENHRRVVVDIDYDD, from the coding sequence ATGGCTCGACTCGTACGACACGAAGCAACCGGTCCACGAAAACTTGACGCCAGCGACGTTGATGCTGAGAAAGGCGATATCGCCGTCTGTCAGTGTGGCCTTTCGGAGGAGTATCCCTTCTGTGACGGCACTCATCGTGCGACGAGAGACGAGGCGTCGGACGTACTCTACTGTTACGAGGGCGACGACGAGAACCATCGTCGGGTTGTCGTGGACATCGACTACGACGACTGA
- a CDS encoding helix-turn-helix transcriptional regulator, producing the protein MNRRRVDTVVGGLVAAVLIVGGALSWQAYQQQQAFEQMGSMMGTSMGAVHGTNPLWYVLGTLLVSAVIGGGYLAARDDLTSTEVKDRSQNEMAVPTHPESADSPEGATQPDGAINPESQPQARVLDLLPEDERRILEPVLSSPGITQIELRDRSDFSKSKVSQTVSALEKRGLLYRERQGRTYRIYPSDDLQQNQAH; encoded by the coding sequence ATGAATCGACGGCGGGTCGATACAGTTGTCGGTGGCCTGGTCGCTGCCGTCCTCATCGTCGGCGGTGCGCTCAGTTGGCAAGCGTACCAGCAACAGCAGGCCTTCGAGCAAATGGGATCGATGATGGGAACGTCGATGGGGGCGGTTCACGGAACGAACCCGCTCTGGTACGTCCTCGGGACCCTCCTCGTCTCGGCAGTCATCGGTGGAGGGTATCTCGCGGCTCGGGACGACCTCACCAGCACAGAGGTAAAGGACCGCTCACAGAATGAGATGGCGGTTCCGACCCACCCTGAGAGCGCCGATTCGCCGGAGGGGGCCACCCAACCAGATGGGGCCATCAATCCAGAATCTCAGCCACAGGCTCGCGTGTTAGACCTCCTTCCGGAAGACGAACGCCGTATCCTCGAACCAGTCCTATCCTCGCCCGGCATTACGCAGATCGAGTTGCGGGATCGCTCAGATTTCTCGAAGAGCAAGGTAAGTCAGACGGTCAGCGCCCTCGAGAAGCGCGGATTGTTGTATCGTGAACGGCAGGGGCGGACGTATCGAATCTATCCGAGTGACGACTTGCAGCAGAATCAAGCGCACTAG
- a CDS encoding RNA-guided endonuclease InsQ/TnpB family protein, with product MHIHRTHRANILNHSQVEEPLNRHGWSASKLWNVANYHSRQVWDNTGEIPDDSDLKRELKTHPKYKGLHSQSSQRVLEELAESFNSWYGKRKNDSRANPPGYRKKNYYDQQGHRVHEEHPRSTVTWKQKGIRHDTENGRVRLSKGANHKEHPRAWEYILVEYETRPDVTVENLQQVRAVYDKAKGRWELHLVCKHEVETPTAPGNETAGVDLGISNFAAVAYSTEEADLYPGNHLKQDGYYFPKEIAKCDDSGGDRATRLHHKWSERRTHFFHSLAKHIVEQCIKRGVGRINIGKLAGAREDENGDSKNWGRHGNLDLHGWAFDRFTNILEYKAKVEGIEVVEVSERDTSKTCCICGREDDNQRVERGLYVCETCDATFNADVNGAENIRLNINNAESNSESAPDLGGDRSTGWLAQPGVYLHDLSSGFQPQAQVVDCKP from the coding sequence ATGCACATCCATCGAACCCACCGAGCGAACATCCTCAACCACAGTCAGGTAGAGGAACCACTTAACCGGCACGGGTGGAGTGCATCGAAGCTCTGGAACGTTGCAAACTATCATTCCCGCCAAGTGTGGGATAACACGGGCGAGATTCCCGACGACTCGGACCTGAAACGCGAGTTGAAGACACATCCAAAGTACAAGGGACTGCATAGTCAGTCCAGTCAGCGCGTTCTGGAGGAACTCGCTGAATCCTTCAACTCGTGGTACGGCAAACGCAAGAACGACTCGCGCGCGAATCCGCCCGGCTACCGCAAGAAAAACTACTACGACCAGCAAGGTCATCGCGTCCACGAAGAACACCCGCGTAGCACCGTAACGTGGAAGCAGAAAGGCATCCGACACGACACCGAAAATGGTCGAGTGCGCCTCTCGAAAGGCGCGAATCACAAGGAACACCCCCGAGCGTGGGAATACATCCTTGTCGAGTACGAAACCCGCCCCGACGTCACCGTCGAGAATCTGCAACAGGTTCGAGCTGTCTACGATAAGGCGAAAGGACGCTGGGAACTGCACTTAGTGTGCAAACACGAAGTCGAGACGCCCACTGCACCCGGTAACGAGACGGCTGGTGTTGACCTTGGTATCAGTAACTTCGCGGCGGTCGCGTACAGCACTGAAGAGGCCGACCTGTACCCCGGCAACCACCTGAAACAAGATGGGTACTACTTCCCGAAGGAAATCGCCAAGTGTGACGACTCGGGTGGCGACAGGGCCACGAGACTTCATCACAAGTGGTCGGAGCGTCGCACCCACTTCTTCCACAGTCTCGCAAAACACATCGTTGAACAGTGTATCAAGCGTGGCGTAGGGCGCATCAACATCGGGAAACTTGCAGGTGCCCGTGAAGACGAGAATGGGGACTCGAAGAACTGGGGTCGGCACGGCAACCTTGACTTGCACGGGTGGGCGTTCGACCGTTTCACCAACATCCTCGAATACAAGGCGAAAGTTGAGGGCATCGAAGTCGTGGAAGTGTCCGAGCGCGACACGAGCAAAACGTGTTGCATCTGCGGTAGAGAAGACGACAATCAGCGTGTTGAACGCGGCCTGTACGTGTGCGAGACGTGTGATGCGACGTTCAACGCTGACGTGAACGGGGCGGAGAACATCCGTCTCAACATCAACAACGCAGAAAGTAACTCCGAGTCTGCACCCGATCTGGGTGGCGATAGGAGTACCGGCTGGTTGGCACAGCCCGGAGTCTACCTTCATGACTTGTCCAGCGGATTCCAACCGCAGGCTCAAGTGGTAGACTGCAAACCCTAA
- the mobA gene encoding molybdenum cofactor guanylyltransferase — protein MTAGSRAGIVLAGGYSTRFGEHDKALARLDDKPLLMHVIEGLAPAVDGVVVNCRWEQLSSFRPVLRTTSVDVDIAFAPDPVPDKGPVAGIAAGLRAVSTPYVAVVAADMPFVDAEFFDDLFDLAAGRDGSVPHIDGHVQPMHAVYRTAAARSAAGDVVECGDGSLHGVINRLDTTILSTSEVLSRTSRRTFTDVNSVDDFREVERKFQ, from the coding sequence ATGACGGCAGGGTCACGTGCGGGCATTGTGCTCGCTGGCGGCTACTCCACTCGATTCGGCGAACACGACAAAGCATTAGCTCGATTGGATGACAAGCCACTTCTCATGCACGTGATCGAGGGATTGGCCCCCGCAGTAGATGGTGTGGTTGTGAATTGCCGGTGGGAGCAACTCTCTTCGTTCCGCCCGGTGTTACGAACCACATCGGTTGATGTCGACATCGCTTTCGCACCGGATCCGGTCCCTGACAAAGGGCCAGTGGCCGGCATTGCAGCTGGACTCCGGGCGGTTTCGACACCATACGTCGCCGTCGTCGCCGCCGACATGCCGTTTGTCGACGCCGAGTTTTTCGATGACTTGTTCGATTTGGCGGCCGGGCGCGACGGGAGCGTCCCGCACATCGATGGTCACGTCCAGCCGATGCACGCAGTATACCGGACGGCGGCAGCCCGCTCCGCGGCCGGTGACGTAGTCGAATGCGGCGACGGGAGCCTTCATGGCGTTATTAATCGCCTTGACACGACGATTCTGTCCACATCAGAAGTGCTATCCCGGACATCACGTCGGACCTTTACCGACGTGAACTCGGTTGATGATTTCCGAGAAGTGGAGCGAAAATTTCAGTAA
- a CDS encoding P-loop NTPase has product MVEDTQRADETDGQDSEDTVSVDMDEVEAALRQVRDPEADVTVFEAGLIEDIRAHDGHLVVETDLSDFPPQEAQSVTTTLMQAVSDVPGVRRAHVEHVQSRPEMEGRAIGLGAADRVIAVASAKGGVGKTTVATSLACALAADGQDVGLFDADIHGPNVPELLSVSGPVHSDEDGNPIPVDADGLEVMSVGLLSSSAPLAWRGAMAHDALSELYEETAWSNPDTVVLDLPPGTGDVALTTLQDVPVDGVVFVTTPFHAAVSDTHRSLQLFEENDVPVLGVVANMGEFVCEECGHPHELFEGSDPIAALKVPVLAEIPFTSSMQETPRPTPDGVTEYARELGAAVQNRIDEIWTVDVPDGAVDLRGVPPEDRHERVRHGFEEVGSGDTFYLVSDRDPTSVRGFLLDLVDDHDSLGRFEVKRQNPETWLLRTVHP; this is encoded by the coding sequence ATGGTAGAGGACACTCAGCGCGCCGACGAAACGGACGGACAGGACAGCGAAGATACCGTGTCGGTTGATATGGACGAAGTCGAGGCCGCGTTGCGGCAGGTCCGTGATCCAGAGGCTGACGTAACCGTCTTCGAAGCCGGTCTGATCGAGGATATTCGGGCGCACGACGGCCATCTCGTCGTCGAGACCGACTTGAGTGACTTCCCGCCCCAAGAGGCACAGTCGGTGACGACGACGCTGATGCAAGCGGTCTCGGACGTGCCCGGAGTCAGACGCGCCCACGTTGAGCACGTCCAGTCGCGGCCGGAAATGGAGGGACGAGCGATCGGCCTCGGTGCCGCGGATCGGGTGATCGCCGTCGCCAGCGCGAAAGGCGGCGTCGGCAAGACGACCGTCGCGACATCGTTAGCCTGTGCCCTCGCTGCGGACGGCCAAGATGTCGGCCTGTTCGACGCGGACATTCACGGCCCAAACGTCCCGGAGTTGCTGTCGGTCAGCGGGCCGGTCCACTCCGACGAGGACGGCAATCCGATCCCGGTCGATGCCGACGGCCTCGAGGTGATGAGCGTCGGGCTGCTGTCTTCGAGCGCCCCGTTGGCCTGGCGTGGGGCGATGGCTCACGACGCCCTCTCGGAACTGTACGAGGAGACGGCCTGGTCGAACCCGGACACCGTTGTATTGGACCTGCCGCCGGGGACCGGTGACGTCGCCCTCACGACGCTACAGGATGTCCCCGTCGACGGTGTCGTCTTCGTCACGACGCCGTTCCACGCTGCTGTATCCGATACGCATCGCTCTCTCCAACTGTTCGAGGAGAACGACGTCCCGGTGCTCGGCGTCGTCGCGAATATGGGCGAGTTCGTCTGCGAGGAATGTGGTCATCCTCACGAGCTGTTCGAGGGTTCGGATCCGATAGCGGCTCTGAAAGTGCCGGTTCTCGCTGAGATTCCGTTCACCTCGTCGATGCAGGAGACGCCGCGGCCGACACCCGATGGAGTGACCGAGTACGCGCGGGAACTAGGAGCCGCAGTACAGAACCGGATCGACGAAATCTGGACGGTCGACGTGCCGGACGGAGCCGTCGACCTCAGAGGCGTTCCTCCCGAAGATCGCCACGAGCGGGTCAGACATGGCTTCGAAGAGGTCGGTTCCGGGGACACGTTCTATCTCGTGAGCGACCGAGACCCGACGTCTGTACGGGGGTTTCTTCTCGATCTCGTCGATGACCACGATTCACTCGGTCGCTTCGAAGTCAAACGCCAAAACCCGGAAACGTGGCTTCTCCGAACCGTGCATCCGTGA
- a CDS encoding molecular chaperone TorD family protein translates to MATNDDDDRIESVVGTNDFADELDVDAGARGAIYALLARLFTEADEELYAALSAGEVTTEFDALLDQTSLDVEPPNLTVTEDREDLSARYNDLFVVGYSEVVDKTDGTVYNEGPPVSLYETDYRPNVSWNDVNLDLARAYEYFGCEVDREVRRNHDHLRLELEFMGYLCRREAAVDSDVAAARLDFHDRHLRVFAEGLAEALGTEPGTGLYGRLGGFLNGFTSADVDDLAARKDDREGDRT, encoded by the coding sequence GTGGCGACCAACGACGATGACGATCGGATCGAGTCTGTCGTCGGAACGAACGATTTTGCCGACGAGCTTGATGTCGATGCTGGCGCTCGCGGTGCGATCTACGCGCTGCTGGCGCGGCTGTTCACTGAAGCTGACGAGGAGCTGTATGCCGCGCTGTCCGCTGGTGAGGTCACTACCGAATTCGACGCGCTCCTCGACCAGACCAGCCTCGACGTCGAGCCACCGAACCTCACTGTTACGGAGGACCGAGAGGACCTCTCGGCGAGGTACAACGACCTGTTCGTTGTCGGCTACTCGGAGGTCGTCGACAAGACGGACGGAACCGTCTACAACGAGGGCCCTCCGGTATCGCTGTACGAGACCGACTACCGGCCGAATGTCTCTTGGAACGACGTCAACCTCGATTTGGCGCGAGCGTACGAATACTTCGGCTGCGAGGTCGACCGAGAGGTGCGTCGCAACCACGACCACCTGCGACTCGAACTGGAGTTCATGGGGTATCTCTGTCGCCGCGAGGCTGCCGTCGATTCCGACGTGGCGGCCGCACGCCTAGACTTTCACGACCGGCACCTCCGAGTGTTCGCCGAGGGACTGGCTGAGGCACTCGGGACGGAGCCAGGCACCGGCCTCTACGGCCGCCTCGGTGGCTTTCTGAATGGGTTCACGTCCGCCGACGTGGACGATCTAGCCGCTCGAAAGGACGATCGGGAGGGCGACAGAACGTGA
- a CDS encoding Lrp/AsnC family transcriptional regulator codes for MGFPRLQAREDVNLELLLEDAHRSFREIAEEVELSPPTVSNRVDRLCDLGVIRRFTVDVDRTKFADEDECLVVIDTRLAHTEDVFSQLQDIDGVEHVFYTVDSTVVVKAVLPPAELRSLLADTLSDDQIEDYHVTSILGSSWQPQLGTDDLTIECTICGKPISGDGQKIEVDSGDLYHVCCSSCAEKIVEQYESLKQAADE; via the coding sequence GTGGGATTCCCGCGTCTTCAGGCGCGGGAGGATGTCAACTTGGAGTTGTTACTGGAGGATGCCCATCGGTCGTTTCGCGAAATTGCGGAGGAGGTAGAACTCTCACCACCGACCGTTTCAAATCGTGTCGACCGACTGTGTGACCTCGGCGTCATACGGCGGTTCACGGTTGACGTGGATCGAACGAAGTTCGCCGACGAGGACGAGTGTCTCGTGGTAATTGACACGCGACTCGCCCATACTGAAGACGTCTTCTCCCAGTTGCAAGATATCGACGGAGTGGAACACGTCTTCTACACAGTCGACTCGACGGTGGTCGTCAAGGCGGTTCTTCCCCCGGCCGAACTCCGCTCGCTGCTCGCTGACACGCTGAGCGACGATCAGATCGAGGATTATCACGTGACGTCAATTCTGGGTTCTTCATGGCAGCCGCAGCTCGGAACAGACGACCTAACGATCGAGTGTACGATCTGCGGAAAACCGATCTCGGGGGATGGTCAAAAAATAGAGGTGGACTCCGGAGACCTGTATCACGTCTGTTGCTCGTCGTGCGCGGAGAAAATCGTCGAGCAGTACGAGTCCCTGAAACAGGCAGCCGACGAGTAG
- a CDS encoding VIT1/CCC1 transporter family protein, whose amino-acid sequence MTKTLHIEIWTMSARDDVTRYRRNIQDEIDSATVYEAMAEAESQPQLADVYRRLAATEREHAEFWAEKLREAGTDMSTPRPSWRARVLAWLARRFGPGVVAPTMRAGEATGGAGYATQPEVEGTGMVADERSHDRLLAAIAEAPGRGAEGNVLARLEGRHRASSGNALRAAVLGANDGLVSNLSLVMGVAGAALNATAILITGLAGLLAGAGSMAMGEWLSVQSSRELYQRQIDIEAAELAEVPEEEEEELALIYEAKGLSREQAEQLAERLVADQATALDTLAREELGIDPEELGGSAWEAAGASFILFALGAIVPVIPFFAFTGITAVGASLLLSAVALFVVGAAITVLTGRSVLYSGTRQVVIGLAAAGLTYGVGTLIGVSIAG is encoded by the coding sequence ATGACTAAGACTCTCCACATCGAAATCTGGACAATGAGCGCACGTGACGATGTTACGCGGTATCGTCGAAATATACAGGACGAAATAGACAGTGCGACCGTCTACGAGGCCATGGCCGAAGCGGAATCTCAACCGCAGCTCGCCGACGTGTATCGACGCTTGGCGGCGACCGAGCGTGAACACGCGGAGTTCTGGGCCGAGAAACTTCGCGAGGCGGGCACCGATATGTCTACTCCACGGCCGTCTTGGAGAGCTCGTGTTCTCGCGTGGCTCGCCCGACGGTTCGGTCCTGGCGTCGTCGCCCCGACGATGCGTGCCGGAGAAGCAACTGGCGGTGCAGGATACGCCACGCAACCGGAAGTCGAGGGAACGGGGATGGTGGCTGACGAACGATCCCACGATCGCCTGCTTGCAGCAATCGCCGAGGCACCCGGCCGTGGCGCAGAAGGGAACGTCCTCGCCCGCCTCGAAGGGCGACATCGAGCATCGAGTGGTAACGCCCTCCGGGCGGCCGTTCTCGGTGCGAACGACGGCCTCGTGTCGAACCTGAGTCTCGTGATGGGTGTCGCAGGGGCCGCTCTCAACGCGACAGCCATCCTCATCACTGGATTAGCCGGGCTGCTCGCCGGTGCCGGGTCGATGGCGATGGGCGAGTGGCTCTCCGTCCAGAGTTCGCGGGAACTCTACCAGCGCCAGATCGACATCGAGGCCGCCGAACTCGCTGAAGTTCCCGAAGAGGAGGAAGAAGAGCTGGCCCTTATCTACGAAGCGAAAGGCCTCTCCAGAGAGCAAGCAGAGCAATTGGCAGAACGTCTGGTTGCAGACCAGGCCACAGCGCTCGATACACTTGCTCGTGAGGAGTTAGGCATCGATCCCGAAGAGTTGGGCGGGTCTGCCTGGGAGGCTGCAGGTGCGTCGTTCATCCTCTTCGCACTGGGAGCGATCGTCCCCGTCATCCCGTTCTTCGCATTCACCGGAATCACTGCTGTCGGGGCGAGTCTCCTGCTGAGTGCAGTTGCACTCTTTGTGGTTGGTGCTGCAATCACCGTGTTGACAGGCCGCAGCGTGCTCTATTCTGGCACTAGACAGGTCGTGATCGGGCTCGCCGCCGCTGGTCTTACCTACGGCGTTGGGACGCTCATCGGCGTTTCCATCGCCGGATAA